A window from Microcoleus sp. FACHB-831 encodes these proteins:
- the pstC gene encoding phosphate ABC transporter permease subunit PstC, whose translation MSSLTSNTQTIIKPRSELDRNLDRGFILLTMLFALAVAGILIWITILVANIALPAIQQFGLGFIISSTWDPNRNLYGALPQIYGTVVSSIIALVIAIPIGLGVALFLSEDYLPPKIQLVLVFLVELLAAIPSVVYGLWGIFVLIPFLKGPAALLNAYLGWVPIFSTPLRGPGMFPAAVVLGIMVLPTIAALSRDALISLPPDLRQAAVGLGATRWEAIINVMLPAAFSGIVGAVMLALGRALGETMAVTMLIGNSNNINPSILAPSNTIASLLASQFAEASALQRSSLLYAALILFGLTLVVNMLAQLLVRRVQRI comes from the coding sequence GTGAGTTCGCTAACCAGCAATACCCAGACAATAATTAAGCCTCGCTCGGAGTTAGATCGAAACCTGGATCGAGGGTTTATTTTGCTCACAATGCTATTTGCCCTAGCGGTTGCTGGCATATTGATCTGGATAACCATTTTGGTGGCAAATATAGCTCTCCCTGCAATTCAACAATTTGGTCTGGGGTTCATCATTTCCAGCACATGGGACCCTAACCGCAATCTGTACGGAGCGCTTCCCCAAATTTACGGAACTGTAGTCAGCTCAATCATCGCTCTAGTAATCGCTATTCCCATTGGCCTTGGTGTGGCTCTGTTCCTGAGCGAAGATTATTTGCCGCCAAAAATCCAGCTAGTATTAGTTTTTCTAGTAGAACTTCTGGCAGCTATCCCCAGCGTGGTATATGGCCTTTGGGGAATTTTTGTGCTGATTCCTTTCTTAAAGGGGCCAGCAGCGTTACTTAACGCTTATTTAGGTTGGGTACCAATTTTTAGCACTCCACTGAGGGGGCCAGGAATGTTCCCAGCAGCCGTTGTCCTGGGAATTATGGTTTTACCAACTATCGCTGCTCTTTCTCGCGATGCTCTTATATCTCTACCACCAGACTTGCGACAGGCAGCGGTGGGACTGGGAGCAACGCGCTGGGAGGCAATTATCAATGTGATGCTACCAGCGGCTTTCTCCGGAATTGTTGGTGCTGTCATGCTGGCACTGGGTAGAGCCTTGGGGGAAACGATGGCTGTAACGATGTTGATTGGGAATTCAAATAATATCAACCCGTCGATTTTGGCTCCCTCAAACACGATCGCTTCTCTGCTTGCCAGTCAATTTGCCGAAGCTAGCGCTCTGCAACGCTCTTCACTGCTATATGCGGCGTTAATTTTATTTGGCCTGACATTGGTCGTCAATATGCTCGCTCAGTTACTGGTTCGGCGAGTACAGCGAATTTAA
- the bioB gene encoding biotin synthase BioB, which yields MPTVQDVIKGPNVVQAPLSTSIEQPDVADICESPSSLREWLNNLTNRIIGGDRIGREEAIAIAQIEGEENILLLCEAADKVREACCGNTVDLCSIVNVKSGNCSENCGFCSQSAHHPGEDSPIYGLKSSAEILSQAASAEAAGAKRFCLVSQGRGPKYSSPKSTEFEQVLETVRQIVGETGIKPCCALGEVTLEQAQALKEAGVTRYNHNLEASENFFPQIVTSHKWRDRVETIKNLKAAGIQACTGGILGLGESWEDRVDLALALRELEVESVPLNLLNPRAGTPLGDRPKLDPYEALKAIAIFRLILPSQILRYAGGREAVMGELQSLGLKAGINAMLIGHYLTTLGQAPDQDQSMLESLGLIGGEAPIPGEYHPG from the coding sequence ATGCCTACGGTTCAAGATGTAATTAAAGGGCCGAACGTGGTTCAAGCACCGCTGTCAACATCTATCGAGCAGCCAGACGTCGCAGACATTTGCGAGTCGCCATCTTCATTGCGCGAGTGGCTAAATAACCTTACAAACCGAATAATTGGTGGCGATCGCATTGGAAGAGAGGAAGCGATCGCGATCGCCCAGATAGAAGGTGAAGAAAATATTTTGCTGCTATGCGAAGCGGCGGACAAAGTACGTGAAGCTTGCTGCGGCAACACTGTAGACTTGTGCAGCATTGTCAACGTCAAATCTGGCAACTGTTCTGAAAACTGCGGTTTTTGCTCTCAATCTGCCCACCATCCTGGGGAAGATTCGCCGATATACGGGCTAAAATCTAGTGCGGAAATTCTCTCTCAAGCCGCTTCAGCCGAAGCCGCAGGCGCAAAACGGTTTTGCTTAGTTTCTCAAGGACGCGGGCCAAAGTACAGCAGCCCCAAATCTACAGAATTTGAACAAGTTCTGGAAACAGTACGTCAAATTGTTGGTGAAACTGGCATTAAGCCTTGTTGTGCATTGGGAGAAGTTACCCTAGAACAAGCCCAGGCACTTAAAGAAGCTGGAGTAACGCGCTACAACCATAATTTGGAAGCGTCGGAGAATTTTTTCCCGCAGATAGTAACAAGTCATAAATGGCGCGATCGCGTCGAGACTATCAAAAATCTCAAAGCTGCGGGGATTCAAGCCTGCACCGGGGGAATACTTGGACTGGGGGAAAGCTGGGAAGATCGCGTAGACTTAGCCCTAGCATTGCGAGAGTTGGAAGTAGAATCCGTGCCGTTGAATTTATTAAATCCAAGGGCAGGCACACCACTAGGCGATCGCCCCAAACTAGATCCGTATGAAGCACTAAAAGCGATCGCTATTTTTCGACTCATCCTCCCCTCCCAAATCCTGCGCTATGCTGGAGGGCGAGAAGCCGTAATGGGCGAACTGCAAAGCTTGGGTCTAAAAGCCGGGATTAACGCCATGCTAATTGGACACTACCTAACTACCCTCGGACAAGCCCCAGATCAAGACCAATCCATGCTCGAATCCCTTGGACTCATTGGCGGTGAAGCACCGATCCCTGGTGAATATCACCCCGGTTAG